From Thalassotalea psychrophila:
GACAACCTTGAGTCTATACTCAATAAAAATTCAAATATTCAAGAACGTGACAAAATTAAATTGTTGGCGGTTAAGGCAGCACATGCCGTGTGGACCGATAATTTTTATAGTTTTCAAACGCAAGTCGATAAAGCATTAAGCATGCGACCATTAGAGCTGCCACATTTTGAGAATTCCTTGCGAGTTGTACAATGCATAGGCTATTTACACAGTAACCAATTTGAAAAATTACGGGAAACTGGTGAAGATGCTTCATTTTTTTCTCGTGGAGGTAGCCTTTTTTATAGCACTGTTACGATCAAAGTGACACTGGTTATGCTCGAATTTATTCAGGGTAACACCGAGCAATGTTTAACAAAGTGCGATGAAATAACCGCCTTTATCAATAGTCAGCAACATGATAGCCAATTAGCTCATATGGTTAATATTATGCGCGGTATGGCAGCTTACATTGCAGGTGATTTGAATTTGACCAAGCAATGTTTTGATACGTCGGGCAGCATCATCAGCTATGTTGCCGAACCATCCTTTTTGGCTTGGTATTATGTTACTCATATTCAATTGCTTACCGATCTTAATGAAGACGAGCAAAGAGAGATCATGATTGAACAATTGCTTGAACTGTTAGAATCAAGGCAATTAAAGACCTCTAAAATTCCACTTTATTATGAGGCGATCCGTTATTATTTGTTTACCGCAAACCCTGAAGAAGCAAATACAATTTATGAATCTTTTAAAGCAGAAAACATAAACACTAGCACCCCAGAAAATAACCATTTATTATTCAATGGCAATATGATCGATTGTTTAATGTTATCAGCGAAGGGCGAAATGGGACCTTGTGTAGCCAAACTTACACAAGTCATCAATGATTTTGAACTTTCATCCAGAACATTACAGCAGGTAAGAGCATTAGTGTTTTTAGTTAATATATATATCATTGACAAGGATATTAGCAATGCTAAAGCAACTCTGAAAAAAACCATTAGTATCGCCAGTAAAAAAAATATTATTCAGTATTTTGGCCGGCTTGACAAAGTTGCCATTGATATCCTTCATCAATGGTCTTTCACCGAATTATCGCCGCGCAGAAAAGCCTTTATGCAAGATGTTTGTCGGCGTTTTATTGGTCTGGATTTGAGAAAACGCTTTGAACTACAGTATGTTGAAAATTTAACAACGGCAGAGCAAAAAGTTATGCAATTACTCTGTTCAGGAAATTCCAATCAGCAAATTGCCGACCAATTATGCTTATCAATTAATACCGTTAAAACCCATTTAAAAACATCATACGCCAAACTTGGGGTCAACAATCGCATTCAGGCAACGCAAATATTTAGTCAAATTCAGCAGGCAAAAAATCAATGATTGGCCGCTATCAACTTTAGTATTATTTCACCCTTTTGGGTGTTTTAAATATATTACTGAGGGCGTAGAGTCATAGTTCATTTGTCAAAGCTGAGCTAGCAATGAAAAAAAATACCATTATTTATCATTATGTACAGGCGTTGGTTAATTCTTTAAATCGCCATGGTAAAGATAGCAAAGCGATTTTAGCTAATTGTGATATTCCGGCATTTTCAGGCAATAACAACGAACTTAGGATCCCAACGGATAATTTTGTAAAGTTATTGAAGCAAACCATTGTTGAATTGGATGATGAGCACTTTGGCTTAGTAGAGCCCGCACTGCCAATAGGCAGCTTTTTTTATGCTAGCCATGTGATGAGCAGCTGTGCGAACTTGGGCAAAGCTCTGGAATTGGGGATAGGTTATTATCAGCTCAATTCAAATGCTTATAAAATTGAGTTGGTTGAGCATATCGATGAAATTGAGTTTCGGGTCAGTATCAACAAACCTGAGCTCGATCCGGATCACTTACTTGCCGAATTCGTACTTAATGCTTGGCATCGCTTTGCTAGTTGGATGATAGGCAAAAACATCTTACTTAAATCTGCCAGTTTTAATTACGCTCCACCTAAACATGAATCTGAATATCAGTACTTGTTTCCTTGTCTTCGAAAATTTGATCAACAGTGGTTAAGTTTTACTTTCAGCCGTGATTACCTGGCGATGCCTATTATTAAAAAAAATACTGGTGAGTTAGAACAATATTTGAGAAATACCTTCCAAAACTTACTGTTTACACCAATTGACGATCAAAGTCTGACTGCAAAAATCCGCTTAATAATTGAAGGTTATGAAGAAAATAATTTCCCTACCTTTACTTTAGTTGCCGACAAATTATTTATGACCGAAAAAACGCTAAGGGCAAGACTTAATAAAGAAGGGGGAAGTTATCAAAAAATAAAAGATTATATGCGTCGAGATTCGGCTATTTATTATTTGACCAAACAAAACCTTTCAATCGCTGAAATAGCCTTTAAATCAGGATTTAGTGAACCGAGTGGCTTTATTCGTGCCTTTAAAAAATGGACCGGTTCAACTCCTACAGCATACCGAGTCAAGGAATAGCAGCTAAAAAGAATTTTAAACGCCATCTGAATATATGAAGTTTAAATGTAACAATAACAACTACATTAGTTTTTATAACGAGTTAAAAAAATCACCCCAAGAGTGATAAATAATCCACTTTCCGTTATTGGTATTATTTGCGCAATAATTGTTGGTAAAAATTCAAAGGTTTGTGGCGCCACAAAAATCGCCACTATACGCATAATGGCAGACAACACCAACATGACTCCAGTAGTGTAGGCCACAATGGGAACAAATTCTTTCTGCTCGGCTGTTTTAATCATTAACACCCCCCAGGCTAATAACAGGGCACCACTAAAGCTCATCAGGTAACTGCTCAAATAACTAAAGCCTGGCAACACATCGAATTGGAAAAACACTTTTAAAAATATTGCGGTGAAAAATAAAACACCTAATAAAGCTAAGGCTCGGCCGGTATTAATAAATAAAGTCATTGTTGTTACCTCGGTAAATAAATTTGTTAATAATTTTATCTTATCGATGCAGACTTTTAGATCAATGCCCTAAACATACCAAACAGTTACCCGAAAAACCCATGCCATAAAAAGTCTATTTAATGGTATTTTTCGGACATTGTTGATGTTCACCGATTTATTTAAATTGATACTCATTAAATATATATAGAGCAGAGGTTTGATCGATGAGTAATATTCGTTTTTATGACAAAGTAGTTATTGTTACCGGTGCCGGTGGCGGCCTTGGTCGTGCTTATGCATTAGAGTTTGCCAAGCGCGGCGCTAAGGTGGTGGTAAATGACTTAGGTGGCAGTGGTAGTGGCGAAGGTGAAAATTCAAGAGCTGCTGATAGTGTTGTCGATGAAATTAAGGCCTTTGGTGGCGATGCGGTTGCTAACTACGACTCGGTCGAGTTTGGCGAAAAGATTGTTGAGACTGCTATTGATAACTTTGGTCGTATTGATATTGTTATTAACAATGCTGGTTTCTTGCGCGATAAAAGCTTTACCAAAATGCAAGATAATGACTGGGATATGATTTTTAATGTTCATGTCGATGGCGCTTATAAAGTGACTAAAGCCGCTTGGCCCTATATGCAAGCACAGGGCTTTGGTCGAGTAATTTTTACCACCTCGGCAGCGGGCATTTATGGTAACTTTGGCCAAGCTAATTACAGTGCCGCTAAATCAGCACTACTTGGTTTAGGAAAAACATTGGCCATTGAAGGCGCTCGTAAGAATGTTTTCTCAAATGTTATTGCGCCAATTGCTGGTTCTAGATTAACCGAAACTATTTGGGATGATGAAATTTTAAAGGCCACCAGCCCTGAATATGTGGTGCCTTTGGTGATCAAATTATGTGATGAAAATAGCGATGAAAATGGCGGAGTATTTGAAGTAGGGGCTAGCTGGTTTGCTAAAGTTCGCACCGAGCGTAGCAAAGGTGTAGCCTTTGGAGTAAAAGATCAAGTTAGCGCTGAGCAAGTCGCATCGCGCTGGGAAGATATATGTGATTTTGAACAATCAGAGCCGGCCTTAGATATTGGCAGTACCTTTGTTGCCGTAGGCAATATGGTAGGTTTAGATCTGTTAGCTAAAAAAGACAAATAAATAGGAATTTAAATATGACACATGCACGTATTGCTGGTGTAGGAATGGTGAAATTTTCTAAACCAGGACAAAATGAACCATACCGAGTAATGGCAGCGAAAGCGATTAAATTGGCACTTACTGATGCCGGTATAGATTACAACCTTATTCAACAAGCTTATGCCAGTTATATTTATGGTGACAGTACTTGTGGTCAACATGCACTTTACGAAGTAGGCATGACCGGAATTCCTGTTGTTAACGTTAATAATAACTGTTCGTCAGGCTCTACTGCCTTGTATCTGGCTCGCCAAGCTGTTGAATTTGGCGCCGCCGAGTGTGCCTTGGCTTTTGGCTTTGAAGAAATGCAAAAAGGCGCACTAGGCTCGCATTGGGATGATAGAGAGTCGCCATTCGATCCTATGTTAAATAAGCTTTCTGAAATATCGACAGCGCCAGACGGGCCCCTAGCCTTGAGAATGTTCGGTCAGGCCGGCACTGCGTATATAGAAAAATACAACGCCAATCCGAATATTTTCGGTAAAGTGTCGGTGAAAACCAGAAGCCATGCGGTAAATAATCCATATTCATTGTTTGCTAACGAGTTAACTCTTGACGAAGTGATGGACTCGCCGGTGATATTTCCACCATATTTAACCCGCTTTATGGCATGTCCTCCTACCTGTGGTGCGGCAGCTGTTATTGTTTGTAGCCCTGCATTTGCGAAAAAGCATGGTTTGAGTAATGCCAACGTTGAAATTGTCGGCCAATCTATCGCGACAGATATTGCTGAGAGCTGGACAGATCCGATGAAACTTATTGGCAGTGAAATGACCGCAAAAGCTGCTAGAGAAGTATATGAACAAGCAGGAATGGGGCCAGAAGATGCACAATTAGTAGAGCTGCATGACTGTTTCACTCCGAATGAAGTTATTACCTATGAAGGGTTAGGGTTGTGTGGCGAAGGCGGCGCGGAACAGTTTATTTGTGATAATGATAATACTTATGGCGGCAAGATTGTGGTTAATCCATCTGGCGGTTTAATGAGTAAGGGCCACCCAATTGGAGCTACCGGCTTAGCGCAATGTACCGAGCTAACCTGGCACCTCCGTGGTACGGCTGGTAAACGCCAAGTAGAAGGCGCACGCGTTGCTTTACAACATAACCTTGGTTTAGGTGGTGCTGCCGTTGTAAGCATGTACCGCAAGGTATAGGCTCATTTCACTTTGATTAAGTTAATTCTTCACTAAGAGGAGTTAACTTAGTTACTTGGCAATACCAATTTGGGGCATGTGAGCAATAAACTGACCATTATTCTAATTGGTATAATATCCCCCTAGTCGGTGTTTAACACAAGCCTATTCATTGTCTGTTTTTAACCAGTAAAAATGAGCAGATAATTAATGGTTTTGGTACGACTGGCTTGGGTTTAATTTAAGTTGATAGGCGTTTAAATGTTAGATCAGAGTAAAATAGGCCACAAATTTCCAACCTTCAAAATTGATGTTGAAAAAGGTCGCTTGAAAATGTTCGCTAAAGCTATAGGCGAAACTAATCCAATTTATAGCGATGAAAGCGCAGCAATCGAGGCGGGTTATAAAACCATACCAGCACCGCCAACGTTTCCATTTACCATTGAGCTCGATGGTCCTGAATTACTCCCCGTACTTAGGGTGTTGAATATGGATATTGGTAAGCTTTTACATGGTTCACAGGATTTTGAATATTTTGATACGATTTATGCCGGCGATTGTATTGAAGTGAATTGTGTCATTGTAAATATGTTTTCTAAAAAGGGCGGGGCGTTAGAGTTTGTTGAACTTGAATCGAGTTATTCCAATCAAAACGCCAAGTTAGTTGCCAAAGCAACTTGTACTCTAGTTTACCGCAATGCCTAAGGATCACTAATATGACTAATATAAACGTTGGCGATAAATTACCATCATTAACATTACCTGCAATTTCACGCTGTACATTGGCATTATTTGCCGGAGCAAGTGGTGATCATAATCCCATACATATTGATAGCGATTTTGCCAAAGCGGCGGGTATGGACGATGTATTTGCCCATGGCATGCTGTCTATGGCCTACTTGGGGCGCATGCTTACTAATTGGCAATCGCAGGCAAAATTGCGCAAATTCAGTAATCGATTTCTAGCCATCACCCAATTGCAAGATGTGATCATTTGTACCGGTGAAGTTGTCGATATTATTAATGTTAATGACGAATCAAGAGCCAAAGTTGAGATATTTGCAACTAAAGCCGATGGTACTCAAACCTTGGCAGGTGTTGCAGAAGTGGCAATTTAATCTAAGGTGTTGATATCTATTGTAATTTTTACAAAAAAAATTAATTGAATCCTCCAGACGGCCTATTATCATTAGGCCGTTTCCACAATGTTTATCTTTATTTACAACCTTTTACAGTTATCACCCTTTCGGATGATGCTTCCTTACATGCTAAAAAGACAAACTTAATTTTCATTATTTTACAAGTTTAGTTGGCATTATTTTATATCCCAATCTAAGCTAAATGTATGAATACAATACGGTAATAAAAAATAAAGAAGGTAAATCTATGAGTAAGCCAGTAAACCCTTTAATTAACATTATACTAGCAATTTCTATATTCGTTATTGGTAGTACCAATAGTATGGCGAAAGAGCAGCCCATTAGCGAACGAATGATGCTTAGTAGAGCCGTTGAGTCTGTCGTTTGGGCAATGCCATTACTTAACTATAAAGAATATCGCGATGGTCATGTGGCATTAGGTGTGAAAATGAACGATATTGCTTACAACAGCAAAGTTCAAGATTGGAAATACCAAACGGCTACGCCGAACAATACCACGCCTTATGTGAGTTTTTTTTGGAATGTTGAAAATGGCCCTATGGTTGTTGAAATACCACCTTCAGCTGATGGTGTTGGTATTTTTGGCACGTTAATGGATGCATGGCAACGCCCTATTGATGATGTTGGTGCGGCAGGTCGCGACAAAGGTAATGGTGGTAAATATATTTTATTACCAAAAGGGTACGATGGCCCATTACTGAGCATGTCTTATTCATACGAGCAACGCACTAATAATGGCTTTGCCATTTTAAGACCTATTATGCAAGGTGGTCCAACCGCTGAAAACTTAAAAAAAGCGGCAGACTTTGCTAAACAAATTAAGATTTATCCTTTAGCAGAAGCAAGCAAACCACCTAAAAATAACTATGTTGACATCTATGGCAAAATTTTAGAAGCAACACCCATTTTAGATGGAACAATTTACAATGATTTAAATGAAATCTTGCAAGAAGAAATCGTTGAAGAGCAAAATTTAGCGATGTATGGCTTATTAAATAATATTGGTATTCGCAAAGGACAAGCGTTTAATCCTGACGCAAAAATGCAATCGGTTTATGATGAAGCGGGGCCTGATGCCCTAGAATTCTTAATTGATCAGTATCATAGACAAGGTATAAACAGCTGGATGTACCCTGATAAGAAATGGAGTACGATTGTTCCTCCTGGAGTTGTTGAAACTGACTTTACCTATGAGTACCCAACTCATTTCGACTACAACGCACGTGGGGCTACTTATTACGCTATCATTTCTAGTGTGAAAAACTTTGGTTCGGCAACATTCTATTTAGATATTGCTGAAACAGCAGATAACGAATGGTTAGATGGTACTAAAAATTACAAGTTAGTTGTGCCACCCAATGTGCCAGCTAAAGATTTTTGGGCAATTACTGTTTACGATCTAGAAAGTGCTTCATATTTAAGAGATATGCCTAAAAGCAGTGTCGATTCTAATATGGATATGAAAAAGAACAAAGATGGTAGCACCACCGTTTATTTTGGTCCGAAAGCGCCAAAAGGAAAAGAAGCTAATTGGTTGCCGACTAATGATAAACGTTTCTTCTTATTGTTTCGTTTCTACGGGCCAACCAAAGGCTTACGCGATGGTAGTTTCGAACTGAATAATATTGAACTTGTTAAATAATTTTCTTTAAACTTTAATAGCCCCGGTATAACCGGGGCTATTTACATTAATCGTAAGAGAGATACCTAATGGATGAAGAAAAATTTAAGCAAGGGTTGGTCTCTCTTTATCAAGGTGAAATTCTAGGTGAAGTTCTATTTGATCAAATGCTGTATCTATTTGAAGAAAGTGATGCTCAGTTCAAGATTTTCGTTTTAATGCAATTAGAAACTGAAACTAAAGCTCGTTTACGTCCTATTATGATGCACTTAGGCCTTGATTTTAGAGAGCAGAAAGAGTTTAGGGAGATTGGTATGCAAATGGCCGAAGCTATGAAAGGTAAGAGTTGGCTAGAAGTTATGAACATCATAATTGACGCAGTAAAACCCGCTGTAGAACAATACAAAGCTATTGCCTCTATAGCTCCTCAAAAATATCTGCAACTTGCTGAGTCTATGGTTATTCATGAACAATCTATTGTAGATTTTGCTGAATTAGAGATAGCTGGCGAACACTCAAAATCGATAGATGTAATAATCCAGCAACTACATAACAAGCCACTTTCAGCGCAATAAATTAACTATTAGTGACAAAAATAAGACATCAAAATTTTAAACTCCTTATTTTAACATTAACAAAGATTATGAGTTATTAAGTTCTCCAGCCATTGATACTTAGATGACTGCCAATATTGATGACCATAATAAATGCCGACTTTAACTTCTAATAAATGCTTAGGATCTTTTACTGTATTAAGTTGAAAAAGAGTAGGGTCGAGTTTATAAAAAATTTCGTTTGGTACAAGCATGACTGCATTGGAGTTCTTTATGACTTCTAATAAAGGATTGATATTTTGACTTCTTAATAAAGGCTGCTTAGCCCACTTACTTTCAAGTAATACTCGCATTGACAAAGAGTTAAATTCAGGAGCAATTAAGCCGACAGTTTTATTTTCTACTATTTGTTTTAAGCTGACTTTCTCATCTCGCTTAAAATTTCCATATCTTGATAAAGCGGAGAACTGACTTACTGCAATCTGTTTCTGATAAATACTCTTGCTAACATCTAGCGGATAATAATTAATGGCCAAATCAATATCTCCATTAATGAGTTGACTGCTAGATAGGGAATTATAGTTGTGAATCTCAATTTCTAGCGCTGGACTGTGTTTATTAATTTGTTCAAAAATTTTATGGCCATGAGTTTCAATAAGAAAACCGTTCATCGCTATTATAAATTTTCCTTTTAAACTCGCAGGGTTAAATAATTCATCCTCAAGCACTAATTGCAAATTAGTGAGAGCTTGCGGTAAAGAATTAGCTAACTTTTCACCACGCGGAGTTAAACTGAGTCCGCGGCTATGTCTTATAAATAATGGGTCATCAAACAAGTTTCTTATTTTTGCCAGTGATCGGCTGATAGCAGGTTGGCTAGCATTGAGCTTTTCTGCGGCAAGCTTAGTGTTTTTTTCTTGTAGCAGCATTGATAAGACTTTTAGCAAATTCAAATCATCGTGGTTAATATTCATATAACTCTTTCGCACTTTTATTTTAGCTATTAGTAAATATAACAAAATAAAAGTGATATATCTAAATTGATATATCTAGTATTAATCTGAGCCATTGGAATACTACTTTCAAGCAGGTAAACTGATAACAATTGAAGATAAATAACATTTGATGTATTTATAATTAGTTGCTTATTTATTGATTTTATTGATTTAATCGACTATTAAATTAATTAACTTACCAATTTATTAACCCATAGGATTATTTTATGAAAAAGTTAAGATTGTTATCTGCTGTTGTATTAGGTTTAGGTATCTCTAGCGTAGTGGCAGCTGCTGAATATGAAGCAAAAGTTCCTAAACAAATTACGACGCCTGACATTGTTGAAACACAAACGTTAGGTAAATTAACTTTTACTGACGGTATTCCTGATAAAGAAACTCAGATAAAAGCTCGTGAAGATTTATTTATGACACGTGCTAAAACGGCTTTTTTGAACGGTATTCCTGCTGCATCTACAGAAGCTATTTTTGAAGGGCTTCAAAATGCAGGGGTTAAAACCAACGCCATTGGGATCACAGAAAATAACTTAGATGCTCGCCAGCTTTGGTTGACACCTAACACTACTTCATATTACGCCTTTTCGCCGTTACTTGTAGAAGAGCCCACATTTATCGAAGTTCCTGCCGGTGTGCTTGGCTTTATTGATGATGCGTATATGCAATATGTTACTGATGTAGGCGCACTTGGCGAAGAACAAGGTAAAGGTGCAACCTATCTTATTGTACCCAAAGGTTGGAAGGGTAAGCTGCCAAAAGGTGATCACTTTATCCGTTACGCTAAAACAAAAACGAATTGGTTCCTTATTCGAGGTTTATCGATTAAAGGCATGACACCTGAGCAAGTTATCGCCAACATGAAAAAAACTAATATTTACACAGTGTCAGAAGGTAAAAATAAAGAAACTTTTACCAACTTGTCTGGTAAAGATATGAATACGATTCATGCTAATAATTACGAGTTCTATGAAGAAATGAATCGTCTGGTGCAGCGTGAAGATGTTGGCGCATTAGGAGATGACTTAACGGGGACATTGGCATCAATTGGCATTGTAAAAGGTAAAGAGTTCAGCCCAACTAATCGTGAAAAAGAGCTATTAGCTGAGTCTGCGGCAATAGCGAATGCGCAGGCTAGAACATTAGCTTTTTTTCCTACAGATCAAGGCATCTATAAATGGGGTGGAGATAATTTATGGGACTTCCCGTTTGGCCATAAAAATCATGACTTTAAAGTGAATGGCACTGTTATACAAGATGATCGTACTCGTTTCCATTACATTGCAACAGGTATTACACCTGCAATGGTAAACAAAGGTGGTATTGTTAAAACCGCTGCAGGTGATATTGATATGCTTGGCAAGGGCTCCGATTATATCCACACAGCACGTGATGAAAATGGCGATGCATTAACAGGTGACCATGTTTATGAGATTACCGTTCCAGCAGGTGAATTCTCTGGTGCTTTTTGGTCATTCATGCCTTACTCCGGACAAACTCGTTCAGGCTTAGAAACCGATAGTAAAAAGATAGGTATAAACAGCTTAAAAGAAGGGCTTGAAATAAATAAAGATGGATCAGTAACAATTATATTTAGTGCTATAAAACCCAAGCATACGGACAACTGGGTACAAACTGTGAAAGGTAAGTCTTTTAATATTTTGTTTCGTAATTATTCACCTCTTAAGTCTTGGTTTGATGGCTCTTGGGAATTAGGTAATTTTAAAAAGATTAACTAATAGCTCTTCATAAATAAAATCGTGACTTTCAATTTAAATGTCTGCTTTTACTAAGCAGACATTTTTTTGTGCACCGAATATGAATACTAGATGGTACACAGCAATTTTAATATTTTGACAGTATTTTTGCTGGCTATAGCATAGAAGTAAATTCCAAGATCGTAAATGTTTTTGATAAAATTCGGAGGTATTAGAAACAAGTCAGTAACAGACTATTTCTATATTTCTTTTAGCAAACCTAATTATAGGAACTGCTTAATAATTTTTTGTTTCATCCATTGATGTGCCAAGCTATTCGTCACCCGTTTATGTTCGATTAAATAAGTGCGATCTTTTCTAGATTTTTCAATAGCTTTCTACTACTTTTAAAGTAATTAAAAATTTTAATAATATTAATCTCTTTTCATGTTACAGGGAATTTATGATGAACGTTACTTCAAAACTAGCTATAGGAATGGGTTTTGTTTTTTGCAGTGCAGTAATGGCGGAAGAAAATGTTGCAAAAGGCGATAAGGATCTTGCTCAAGAAATTGCTAATCCTTTAACCACAATGATCATGGTACCCGTACAATTTGAATACAATGAAAATATTGGACCTGATGATGATGGCACGCGCAGCACAATATTCGTGCAACCGATTATCCCGTTTGAATTAACTGAAGATTGGAATTTAATCACCCGTACTATTGTGCCATTTATCCAGCAGGACGATATTTTTCCTGGAGCTGGCTCGCAAAGTGGTATTGGTGATATCTCTGAAAGTTTGTTTTTTTCACCTACAAAACCAACAGACAATGGTTGGATCACAGGTTACGGTCCTTATATTCAACTTGATAGTGCCACCGATGACTACCTTGGTTATGAAGAACATGGTCTTGGAGGATCATT
This genomic window contains:
- a CDS encoding DUF1254 domain-containing protein; the encoded protein is MSKPVNPLINIILAISIFVIGSTNSMAKEQPISERMMLSRAVESVVWAMPLLNYKEYRDGHVALGVKMNDIAYNSKVQDWKYQTATPNNTTPYVSFFWNVENGPMVVEIPPSADGVGIFGTLMDAWQRPIDDVGAAGRDKGNGGKYILLPKGYDGPLLSMSYSYEQRTNNGFAILRPIMQGGPTAENLKKAADFAKQIKIYPLAEASKPPKNNYVDIYGKILEATPILDGTIYNDLNEILQEEIVEEQNLAMYGLLNNIGIRKGQAFNPDAKMQSVYDEAGPDALEFLIDQYHRQGINSWMYPDKKWSTIVPPGVVETDFTYEYPTHFDYNARGATYYAIISSVKNFGSATFYLDIAETADNEWLDGTKNYKLVVPPNVPAKDFWAITVYDLESASYLRDMPKSSVDSNMDMKKNKDGSTTVYFGPKAPKGKEANWLPTNDKRFFLLFRFYGPTKGLRDGSFELNNIELVK
- a CDS encoding LuxR C-terminal-related transcriptional regulator; translated protein: MQKNLVPFKPSKLFKRNRLITHIDDSFAAQSTFLFVKAPAGYGKTYLLIDYAHQVQKSAGVAIWTSLDNDDNQAEFFFTYFLEALKAQDLVSEGLVYDENISQLSFAYQLIAELEKCKKSIYLFFDDFHFIYHAVIADFFQQLIVNSSDKINVIIASRVDLPFPIAKAYMADKVCKLKAHDLAFTEDEIQQYSSKFNQTLLADDVANVFNITGGWPAIISMGKSLSYWGTNSTNEENLAAYFLEEIIVGLSEQDKQLLFMISISDFLCEQLIETITESPQFSTNVVKKFPILRLHKKYLTERFEWFALQPLLKDYLYQQLTIHNPDDIKELHQRCADWYLAHKIYLEAVDHYNKAEQYQKAVAILEEHGNTIIASGNFPRFNVLISQLPYDVLLSNDYLLVLQAWNYSLTYQHNKGRQAIDNLESILNKNSNIQERDKIKLLAVKAAHAVWTDNFYSFQTQVDKALSMRPLELPHFENSLRVVQCIGYLHSNQFEKLRETGEDASFFSRGGSLFYSTVTIKVTLVMLEFIQGNTEQCLTKCDEITAFINSQQHDSQLAHMVNIMRGMAAYIAGDLNLTKQCFDTSGSIISYVAEPSFLAWYYVTHIQLLTDLNEDEQREIMIEQLLELLESRQLKTSKIPLYYEAIRYYLFTANPEEANTIYESFKAENINTSTPENNHLLFNGNMIDCLMLSAKGEMGPCVAKLTQVINDFELSSRTLQQVRALVFLVNIYIIDKDISNAKATLKKTISIASKKNIIQYFGRLDKVAIDILHQWSFTELSPRRKAFMQDVCRRFIGLDLRKRFELQYVENLTTAEQKVMQLLCSGNSNQQIADQLCLSINTVKTHLKTSYAKLGVNNRIQATQIFSQIQQAKNQ
- a CDS encoding SDR family oxidoreductase — translated: MSNIRFYDKVVIVTGAGGGLGRAYALEFAKRGAKVVVNDLGGSGSGEGENSRAADSVVDEIKAFGGDAVANYDSVEFGEKIVETAIDNFGRIDIVINNAGFLRDKSFTKMQDNDWDMIFNVHVDGAYKVTKAAWPYMQAQGFGRVIFTTSAAGIYGNFGQANYSAAKSALLGLGKTLAIEGARKNVFSNVIAPIAGSRLTETIWDDEILKATSPEYVVPLVIKLCDENSDENGGVFEVGASWFAKVRTERSKGVAFGVKDQVSAEQVASRWEDICDFEQSEPALDIGSTFVAVGNMVGLDLLAKKDK
- a CDS encoding MaoC family dehydratase N-terminal domain-containing protein translates to MLDQSKIGHKFPTFKIDVEKGRLKMFAKAIGETNPIYSDESAAIEAGYKTIPAPPTFPFTIELDGPELLPVLRVLNMDIGKLLHGSQDFEYFDTIYAGDCIEVNCVIVNMFSKKGGALEFVELESSYSNQNAKLVAKATCTLVYRNA
- a CDS encoding AraC family transcriptional regulator; translation: MKKNTIIYHYVQALVNSLNRHGKDSKAILANCDIPAFSGNNNELRIPTDNFVKLLKQTIVELDDEHFGLVEPALPIGSFFYASHVMSSCANLGKALELGIGYYQLNSNAYKIELVEHIDEIEFRVSINKPELDPDHLLAEFVLNAWHRFASWMIGKNILLKSASFNYAPPKHESEYQYLFPCLRKFDQQWLSFTFSRDYLAMPIIKKNTGELEQYLRNTFQNLLFTPIDDQSLTAKIRLIIEGYEENNFPTFTLVADKLFMTEKTLRARLNKEGGSYQKIKDYMRRDSAIYYLTKQNLSIAEIAFKSGFSEPSGFIRAFKKWTGSTPTAYRVKE
- a CDS encoding MaoC family dehydratase; this translates as MTNINVGDKLPSLTLPAISRCTLALFAGASGDHNPIHIDSDFAKAAGMDDVFAHGMLSMAYLGRMLTNWQSQAKLRKFSNRFLAITQLQDVIICTGEVVDIINVNDESRAKVEIFATKADGTQTLAGVAEVAI
- a CDS encoding LysR family transcriptional regulator — encoded protein: MNINHDDLNLLKVLSMLLQEKNTKLAAEKLNASQPAISRSLAKIRNLFDDPLFIRHSRGLSLTPRGEKLANSLPQALTNLQLVLEDELFNPASLKGKFIIAMNGFLIETHGHKIFEQINKHSPALEIEIHNYNSLSSSQLINGDIDLAINYYPLDVSKSIYQKQIAVSQFSALSRYGNFKRDEKVSLKQIVENKTVGLIAPEFNSLSMRVLLESKWAKQPLLRSQNINPLLEVIKNSNAVMLVPNEIFYKLDPTLFQLNTVKDPKHLLEVKVGIYYGHQYWQSSKYQWLENLITHNLC
- a CDS encoding lipid-transfer protein produces the protein MTHARIAGVGMVKFSKPGQNEPYRVMAAKAIKLALTDAGIDYNLIQQAYASYIYGDSTCGQHALYEVGMTGIPVVNVNNNCSSGSTALYLARQAVEFGAAECALAFGFEEMQKGALGSHWDDRESPFDPMLNKLSEISTAPDGPLALRMFGQAGTAYIEKYNANPNIFGKVSVKTRSHAVNNPYSLFANELTLDEVMDSPVIFPPYLTRFMACPPTCGAAAVIVCSPAFAKKHGLSNANVEIVGQSIATDIAESWTDPMKLIGSEMTAKAAREVYEQAGMGPEDAQLVELHDCFTPNEVITYEGLGLCGEGGAEQFICDNDNTYGGKIVVNPSGGLMSKGHPIGATGLAQCTELTWHLRGTAGKRQVEGARVALQHNLGLGGAAVVSMYRKV